The genome window ACATGGTCTCTTTAAGATAACTGCGATTTCCTGTTTCGCAAGGCCTCTATCTCAGCGAGCAGTTCCCGGTACCGGGGGGTGTCCGGATCAGCCGCGGCCAGCTCTCTGGCCAGCTCCTTGAGCCGTTTGAGGCCACCCCGCTCCAGGGCCTGGCGGCACTGGTCAAAGGCCTTATGAACATCAACGTCCACAAGATGCTCGTCGTTGACGAGGAACGCCGCGATGCGTCCCTTTTCCTCAGGGGATGCAACCAGTTCGAGAAGCTCCCCCCAGTCGATCTCCGCCCGCCGACTGTGCCGCTCAAGTATGGCATCGGCAACGGGAGCAAGCTCGGGGCGGAAAAGCCCCGCGGCCTCACCGCGGCGGACCCGGTCCGCCACTTCACCGGATCGCGCCATGAGGGCAAGCAGCATCTCCTCGGGTCCCGCGCCGCGGGGCCGGCGCTCCGCTGGCGGGCGGAGGAGCGGGGCAGGGCGCGCTCCGGCGGTTCCGCCCGGCGTGCGCAGCAGGGAACGGACATCAATGCCCAGAACCCGCGCGATCTCCTTCACGTAAAGTTCCCGCTCGATGGGATTGACGAGCTTTGCCAGGCGAGGCGCCAGTTCGTCCGCCACCTTCACCTTTCCCTCCACCGTGCCCGCATTCACCTGCCCGAGCAGGTCGCGGAAGAGGAAGTCAAAGGCCGGCCGCGCCTTGGCGAGCCGTGCCCGAAAGGCGTCCGCCCCTTCCTTCTTGACGAAACTGTCCGGGTCTTCCCCCTGGGTCAACTCCACCACGTGGGCCGGGAAGTTCTCCGCGAGAAAGAGGTCGATCGCCCGCACGGTCGCCTTGCGCCCGGCACTATCCGCGTCGAACAGGGTGTAGGCTTTCCCGGCGTAGCGCCGCAGAAGCTTCACGTGACCTTCGGTCAGGGCCGTGCCGCAGGTGGCGACCACGTTCCGTACCCCGGCCTGATAGAGGGCGAGATGGTCGAAATACCCCTCAACGACAATGGCGCTGCCCTGCTCCCGCAGGGCGCCTTTTGCCAGGTGGACGCCGAAGAGCACATCGCTCTTGTGATAGATGGGCGACTCGGGCGAGTTAATGTATTTGGGCAGCGAGTCGTCCAGGACTCTGCCGCCAAATCCGATCGTGCGTCCGTGAATATCGGCAATTGCAAACAGGAGACGGTTGCGGAAGATGTCGAAGTAGCCGCCCCCCTCGCGCCGCCGCACGAGCCCCAGCCGCTCCGCCAGCTCCATGGAAACCTTGCGGTGCTGCAGGTGCCGTGAGAGATAATCCCACCGGTCCGGCGCGAACCCGAGACGGTACGCCTCGGACGTCTCCCGGTCCACACCGCGCGCTTCAAGATAGCGGCGAGCCGTGCCGGCCTCTTCGCTTCGTTCCAGGGACTCGCGATAGAGCCTGGCAGCCAGGTCCATGATCCCGTAGAGCTCTTCGCGTTCGTCCTGCCGCCGTTTCTCTGCCGCGGTAACGGGACGGTCCGCGATTTCGACGCCGACCCGCTTGCCCAGGAACTTGACCGCTTCGGGAAACGACAGCCCCTCCATCTTCATGACAAAGGTGATGGCATTCCCGCCAACGCCGCAACCGAAACAGTGAAAGATCCCCCGGGCCGGATTCACGTTGAAGGAGGGGGTCTTCTCGCCGTGGAACGGACAGAGTCCCTGGTAATTGGCACCCGATTTCCGGAGGCTCACATAATCCGAGACCACCTCAAGAATCGGCGCTCGCTCGCGGATCTCCCTGATCTTATCGTCGGGGATGTTTGACATCTTTAGCCCGTAGTTGCGGGGTCTGAGCTTCCGATCCGCGGCTTCCGCGCCACCCCTCGGCCATCCCTTTGCCGGCATCGATGAAGCCCGCGCCGTCACCGACCGGGCAAGCCATGCCCGGAGCCCCGCCGGCACAGGCGGCGCGCTGGCCAGGTAGAGAATGATACAGATGAGAAATGCACCTTCAAGCAGGCCAAACACGGCACCGCCAACCCGGTTCACCCCTCCGAGCAGCGTAATCGACATAACCACGGTGAGAAAATGGCCAAGGAGGTAAAAGAGAAGGGCAGCCCCCAGAAAAATGACGACAAACGCCACGGCGGACGAGATGCGGACGGGCAGGTGAATCATTGTGGCAATAACCCCGCCGACGGCGGGGTGGAAGGAGAATGCCGCCCATCCTCCAACCACAAATCCGAGCAGGGAGCACACCTCGCGGACGAGCCCCTTGAGAACCCCCTTGACGGCAAATGCCAGTACTACGCCCCAGAGCAGGATGTCGAGAAGGCCCATGTCATGCACCTGATTGGAATCAAAAGAAGAAGGGGCAATTCAGAGAATCGCCCCCAGGGTCTGATCGCGGAACTCAGAGACCGGAAAACGTTCGTCTAGGCAAGTTGTTCCTTGACGATGGCACTGACCAGCGATCCGTCAGCCCTGCCGGCCACGTGGGGCATGAGTGCCTTCATTACCCGTCCCATGTCTTTGACACTCTGGGCGCCGGTCTCTGTAATGACCGAGGCCACCAGCCCCTTGATCTCTTCCCGGGTGAGCTGTTGGGGAAGAAAGCCGAGCAGTACCCGAAGCTCCCGCTCCTCTTTTTCCACCAGATCGGTACGTCCGGCCTCGCCGAACATGCGGATCGATTCCCGGCGTTGCTTGACGAGGGATGAAACGACTTCTGTCACTTCTTGTTCGGAGAGTTCGCGCCGCGCCTCGATCTCGCGGTTTTTCACCGAAGAGCGAACGAGACGGATGGCGGACAGGCGAACCTCGTCCCTGGCCTTCATGGCCTCCTTCATCTCCTCGTTCAGGCGGTCCCTCAACATGGCAACTCCCCGGCTCACAACTCCATATCCGGCGCTGAAAGCGGCAAACGGACGCCCCACAATCCGGAGGCGTCCGTAACATCGCTCCATGCCGCATGGGCATACACGTAACGGCCTCAGCGCTAGTCCATCATCTTGCGCTGTTTTTTCATCGCACGCTTGCGCGCGGCAATGGCCTTTTTCTTTCTCTTGATACTCGGCTTCTCATAGTGCTCGCGCTTGCGGACCTCGGAGAGGATTCCCGCCTTTTCGCACTGCTTCTTGAACTTCTTCAGCGCGAGCTCGAATGATTCAGTTTCCTTGACCTTTACTCCCGGCATCCATGTTCCCCTCCCTCCTCTATGTAAATTCGCTGCAAATCTGAGCTGATAGAGTCAGACGACGAGCCGGTGAAATTTTTGCGAGAAGAGACATAATAACAGCGGAAGCGTCAATGTCAAGTTTTTATTCGAAGATCAAAGCACTATCGCCCGTTTCTGTTCGCCTTTTCAACGTGCCCGGAGGTGCCGAAACGGCGGCGGAGCTCATCGTACACATCCCTCGGGGCTATGTCGTAGTGGCCGAGAAGAATCAGGGTGTGAAAGAACAGATCGGCGGTCTCGTAAATGATTTCCTCCCGAATCCCCCCCTTGCCGGCAATAATGACTTCCGTCGCCTCTTCACCGATCTTCTTGAGGATCTTATCGATCCCCTTGTGAAGGAGTGACGCCGTATAGGAGCTCTCGGGCAAGGCGCCTTT of Geobacter anodireducens contains these proteins:
- a CDS encoding DNA primase, which gives rise to MSNIPDDKIREIRERAPILEVVSDYVSLRKSGANYQGLCPFHGEKTPSFNVNPARGIFHCFGCGVGGNAITFVMKMEGLSFPEAVKFLGKRVGVEIADRPVTAAEKRRQDEREELYGIMDLAARLYRESLERSEEAGTARRYLEARGVDRETSEAYRLGFAPDRWDYLSRHLQHRKVSMELAERLGLVRRREGGGYFDIFRNRLLFAIADIHGRTIGFGGRVLDDSLPKYINSPESPIYHKSDVLFGVHLAKGALREQGSAIVVEGYFDHLALYQAGVRNVVATCGTALTEGHVKLLRRYAGKAYTLFDADSAGRKATVRAIDLFLAENFPAHVVELTQGEDPDSFVKKEGADAFRARLAKARPAFDFLFRDLLGQVNAGTVEGKVKVADELAPRLAKLVNPIERELYVKEIARVLGIDVRSLLRTPGGTAGARPAPLLRPPAERRPRGAGPEEMLLALMARSGEVADRVRRGEAAGLFRPELAPVADAILERHSRRAEIDWGELLELVASPEEKGRIAAFLVNDEHLVDVDVHKAFDQCRQALERGGLKRLKELARELAAADPDTPRYRELLAEIEALRNRKSQLS
- a CDS encoding glutamyl-tRNA amidotransferase, with the protein product MLRDRLNEEMKEAMKARDEVRLSAIRLVRSSVKNREIEARRELSEQEVTEVVSSLVKQRRESIRMFGEAGRTDLVEKEERELRVLLGFLPQQLTREEIKGLVASVITETGAQSVKDMGRVMKALMPHVAGRADGSLVSAIVKEQLA
- a CDS encoding 30S ribosomal protein S21; translated protein: MPGVKVKETESFELALKKFKKQCEKAGILSEVRKREHYEKPSIKRKKKAIAARKRAMKKQRKMMD
- a CDS encoding phosphoribosyl-ATP pyrophosphatase; its protein translation is MSERDDILQAVYEVILDRKGALPESSYTASLLHKGIDKILKKIGEEATEVIIAGKGGIREEIIYETADLFFHTLILLGHYDIAPRDVYDELRRRFGTSGHVEKANRNGR